The Camelina sativa cultivar DH55 chromosome 18, Cs, whole genome shotgun sequence DNA window acaaaacaaagagagaaggaatTATGTTAGTGAAAACTCCATGAAGGAAAGAAAACATGTAGAAAACAAGTTTATTACACCATTCTTACCGCAAACTCCATGAAGTACCTATCTTTTCTATCGGGAGGCACACAAGTCCANTGCAGATCCAATGTCTTCTCTTGGATTCTTGAGGTTCCTTGACCTGCCAAAAGAGGTTTCATACCTGGGGAACTGGTCTGATCAAGGCTCATTTGGGTGAAGGCTTCAGCAAGCTCTTCCTCGGTAATGTGATCATGTCCATTATGGTGGCATGATGGTGGTACAGACCAGTTGACGTCCTTCAGCTCTAGGGAGCTTACAATGTCTTGAACGGCTAGGTTAAACCTTGTCCTTAGCTGTTTAGCCTTTGATCGTGTCATAGGGCCTTTTCGTACTTCTGGTACAGGATGTGGTACATGATCTGGTTCAACGGTTTGGTTTGTAGGATCGATGTCCGCATCACAAGTCCATAAGGAGTTCCTCGTGAATCCCTCTCAGTGCActgtgaaaagaaagaaaaaaatagtaaataaagaGCATAACAAATGCATGATTGACTATTAATCTGTATATTTTCGAAATGTTACTTTACCTCAAGAAAGATGGCAGTATATACATCACTGGTGAGCTCCCGAGGGTGTGAAGTACCATCTGAAAGATATGAATCTTTCTCGAGCTCAGGCAACTTCTTTTCCACCTTCTTCTGATACGCTTTGTGGATTTTCTCTGCCTTCCCATCAACATAAGAACAATCCggctttgtatgtgttttgtaAAAAGCTTCACCCATACTGACCTCCCTTCCCAATTCCTCTTCCTGCAGtgttacaaattaaagaatGGTTATGATAGTGTTTTAAGTTAGAAatgagataaatgtattacaaaaattagaaatgaCTTAGTACCAGATCGTCTTGGATTTCTCTATATGACTTAGGGCCTGCTAAGTGGATGTGAGGACCGAGACCATTATGGTCAGACTTATGACAATTGGAGTAGGTGACACTCCTTTGCTGTTGTTCTTCAGTATCCCAGTTATCAACCATATCTTGCCAGAGAGTATCGCTAATCCATGTAGGTTTAACTCGACTAGTCCTTGCATAGCTAACCATGCCCTTCATATGCCGTTTACAGATGGTTTTGAAATGTTCTTGAACAGTTCCTGTTATCAAAGGATCCTAGGTGTGAGTTttctacaaaacaaagagagaaggaatTATGTTAGTGAAAACTCCATGAAGGAAAGAAAACATGTAGAAAACAAGTTTATTACACCATTCTTACCGCAAACTCCATGAAGTACCTATCTTTTCTATCGGGAGGCACACAAGTCCAAGTATAATATGGACCAtcgaatttatttataaaaatcttggtaatcttccgaacaagtgAGGCTTTTTTGTCCCGATCAAACCTCCACACAATTGGTAAACAATGATAGTAAGCATAGAGGCAACAAATCAgacaattaaatttattaactgAGACAATCAACAAATCAGACAATCAATGAAGAAGACTTAGACAATCATATAGTCATACAATAACTCAGACAATCAAATACTAATTGTTTGTCAGATCAGTTAGAAAGCAaactaaaaaatcaatcaatccgAGTATGCGAAAGAGATTATGTGGCATCTTTCATGATCAAACAAAGTCTTAGTACCAATTGCAATAAGAACCAAATCTAAGTTTTAATTAACCGAATCAAACAATCTAATTCCACACTATTCAAAGGAAATTATCTAAGAAATCCTTAGATAAAAAATTGACTTAATTAACCGAAGTCTAATTGATAAAAAATCCTTTGTACCAATTACAATATCAATCGAAGTCTAAAAAGAAGGAATACATATTAAGAACAAGATTGCATCGTGCTAGACTAAAATAATTACACatcaatcaaaaaattatacaaagacATGAAACTTACCAAGTCGTGTTGGGCAACCGTTTGGGAGAGAGAACGGTCGTAAACTTCTCACGGCCACAAATAGTAAGCAGGGCAGTTAGAGACTGTATTGTGTCATCCTGGAGTTGAGGTTGAGGCTCTTAGTTGTTACCTTGAGAAGACAGTTGATTATGACCATGAGAGTGAGGTGGAGCCAGCGGATGATCCTCCAGTTGATCCGGTGGATTGTTCTGAACTTCAGGTGTCGAAAAATGCGGCTGGGGAAGTCGATTGACGGAGTTCTGGAAAAGCATCTGTGGCAGTGGGAAGTTTTGGAAATGGGGGGCTGTCTGTTGAGGGTTAACACGTTGTTGCTCTTGGGGCGTGTGCGTCGGAGGAATTGGAGCCGCCGGCGTGAAATTGTACTGAGGAGGAAGAGGGTTGGTTCTTCTTACGGTTGCGGATGAGTTAGAGGGTCCAACTCTCTGAGAAAGGTTGGGTGcaacctttctctttttcaacTTCTTAGCCGCAGTATTCGAAGACATCGAATGAttatgagaaagaagatgaatcaaattTTAGGTTaggaagattgaagaaggagatggGTTAGAGGgcgtttaggtttaggtttagatCGAGATCGAAGAATGAAGATGGGTGAGAAATAAGATTTAGGGTTAGAAGGAGGAAGAAATCGGAGATGTGTGAAGGAGGAAGAAATCAGAGATGGGTGAGTGTGAGTGGCGTTTAGGTTTAGAAGTAGGTTTAggatgaaagaagaaagaatatgGGTAAGAAAGAAGATGATTCGATGAAGAAGGTTTTGGGCCGTAATGGTTTTAGGCCAAAATTTCTTTTGGCCTAATAATATTTTCGGTTTTACACCATATAATTTAAACGTTTTGGTACTAATCTCAAAAGAGAAAGTGGCTGAGATGGTTAATGTAGTCAGATTAGAGTCTTGAGACTTGGGTTTGAGTAACCTCAgtgttaaatgttttttttttctttcttcaacaaaaaaaaaggttttgtaaacaggtgtgaaaccaaatatattgaaaaacagctaataatttaatatagtttGTGATTTCACATTACATATAAATGAAAGTACATAATTTCTATTACATAGCTTAAAGCACCAATATGAAAATTAGATACCTTTAAATGTGTAATAATATCCAAAaccttatataaaaatttaccctttatatttatattgcaCTAAATAATATAACTGAGTTTTAGTGATCATATTGGAAGAAAAAACTTATGTTTTATTGGGcattataaaaatacaatatgtTATGGGTTTTTCCAAAAACTCATATGATCTTGACATGTCTCAAAtctttctaaaacaaaattagaaatatacaacaaatttaaaattctaagttaGTAACTCATATAATCAACTATATTTGCTAAATTCTAAATTAGTAACTAAAGTATTTACTACTATATTCAGCGACTATTTGGGGACAATATTTTCATCTTCTTAGTTTCATCGCTATTTAGTCGCCATTTACCGACAAATTTAGGGACTATGTTATTTTGTCGCAATTTAACGACTAATAACCGACTACTTTCTTTTTGTCACTAAACAGTCGCCACGCAGTAGCTccatagtcgctaaatttagtgacCACTGGTTTAGTCGTCAAATGTAGTTGGAAAtaccctgttttcttgtagtggaagaaggttggacacaaggttatctatccaagggaggaaggcagaggaggttggacgcaaggttactccaagggaggaaggcggagctaAGGTTCTCTCCATCGTGGAGGAGGttagacgcaaggttctctctataagggatgagggcggagctgAGTTTTtttccatggtggtcatacattattgtgatgatacatcatcgattagtatattatgtaatatattttttattcaaaatggttttttgagccaacaattttagtaattaaagaactatgcagaagtgaaagtaaaatagttggcttaatgtgtttatatagacattttcttggtggtgataaaaaatatatttgtaacatagagtatatttataggtaaaaaatacacttttaatagtaacatacataaaatatttgtaaatggatataaatcagtgtattataacaaaaataaaatttataaataacatacaacaaattttaatatatttttgttaaatttaatttaatttataaaacttttaaccCATACATCGGACGTGTCCTCATCTAGTAATATATACTTATGAGtttgaagaaaagaagacaCATGTCAAGTAGATAGAGTGTCACTTATCAACTCCTCAAAGCATGAATTTGAGATaaccttactttattatattgaatttaatatgtaatgatataatcaaatttaatgaaaaaggtgtatttggttttgatatttttttaatataagataatataactaaattagaagaaaatataatatacacttatgattttgaaaaaagaagaCACATGCCAAATAGACAGAGGGCCACTTGTCAACTCCTCAAAGCATAAATTTGAGAGaaccttactttattatatactagAAGTTATCCCGTGCGTAGCACGGATTTAACTTACATTGTtgttcaattttagtaatttgaagtttattagtttttatttgtttactcagtaatgattatttttgtgattttaaaatatactgatcatattaatttttctgggttcatttgtttgatgttatttgagttttcattttatatatagtattagagtATTTCAACACATGGAGATACTTTTGATTACATATTAgagtgtttatggtttttttcaCTTTAGTTTTTTCATACATATTAGAGCATGTGTATtgcatataatattatttttttatgttgagAAATTTTGGAACATCTTTCTAATATgtaaatttgttagaaatatcatttttgagatacattttttcaaaaataactttcttcgaacattttcatttttgccctcttttacacaaattacagtacgttaaattaatttgaagaatttttttttaaggtctgggttctctattttacatttaggatatatttttGATGGGTAgtgtttagtatttggagtctacaatttagaatttagtctttttatacatagaaaatgagtatttttgaaaatgaacaacatCAAAAGGTATtattgaaaagtgacataggaaaattggtatttttgaaaatgcggtatttgatactaagattcctaaaaatatatgataccaaTATACAATTAGCATATACTACTCACTATAGATGTCAAATTAATCAGATATAGTATAGAAATTTGCAACTCATATCGTACCATGAGATAAAAAGACATTACAAGCTTAACAACATAGTTTTTAAAGCATATGATAGTAAcatacaattttccttttttataatagtttaaaatacatttttttcttaaatatgaagaataatgagaaactaaatttataatGGAAAGACTCATATGCATCGTCCAATAATAAGAAGTTGCTTTACCACATGAATgcccaaaaggaaaaaaaaaaatagagattctaaaatataagaaatgaacAAAACCTAACATGTTGAACTTATTAAATCatgatagttcatttttttcatgatatAGTAATATTAACACAACCAACAACCACGACAAcctgaagtaaaaataaaacatggttcaaAGCCCGACCCAAAGGCCAAGCAAGTGAAGCCAAGGATTAAGAAGTCAATTTTTCTGGGGCATATTTTAGACCAAAAGTTTTAGGTCTTATGTaggaaaaaaatttataagttcagttattattagatttttttataagttcgcaaaaatttagaagttcaagttttatataagaaaacaaaatattattcatgtagatatatccaatttacagatgaaattttattaggtttaTGTAAAAACCtatttcatcttttgaattgttggtgaatgaacattagattaatgttaattaaacttGTTGTTACTGATACATAAAGTAAACTtcaatttcgaaaaaaaattatgtaagtctaataaaaaaaattccatattCGAAAAGTTCTAAAACAATAATGGGTTATTAggtaatatgatatttattttcgtaGAAAGGTTTAAACGAACATAATAacatagaaaaaacaaagaaaaatgtgagTAAACAAAGCGaactaaaatattgaaataattttttatattactatttttataattttatttacaaagggtttttagaaaaacattcCGTATGACATCTAAAATTGCGGGACCGGTCTATGGAGAGTAGGaaaaacatacataaacactctagtgaataaattaatttgtcaaacattttcaGATAATTTTTTTCCGTAGTACTAATGCGaacaacaaacatgataacatggaaaaaaaacaaatgttgaaattttttttatgggcCAGTAGTTACTTAGATCCAAATTAcaaatgaatttagttaattaagtccaaataacaaaataagataGGTGTTAGATAAATAACATGCCATGTGTCAACTTTTTaccaaaagttgagaaaaatcttctcatattatataagataagatACCTTTAATGCAGTGGCAGAAGTTAAATctatttgtagaaggcaccacgAGAAGATATAATGTTCTAGCATAGGAAAGTTATGTTTGTGTTTATCTTAAAATCAACTCTCCAAAATAAGAATGTGTATATaggtatgatatatataaataatcagaTTGACTTTGTAAAGTTCTCCATTTTCAGATTGTTGTTAATCTCGATTATTCTGAAAATATTGTATTTTCACAAATGTCCCTTTATTATTTGATCCGGCTATTATGATATTTTGagaacatttttaaatttaatattatttagataaaataatatatatatatatatattttagttactcttgataaattatcttaaaatactcaaaaaaatGCCAGAACATTCGTCAACCTAGCTTATACAAGATATTAATCGTTATCATCCCATGAGAGTTGGCATAACTGTCCCAATTACGGATTAACTTCGGCTTGGCATTCACAGCATACCTGCGTGAACCAAACAATATCATATAAGTGAGAACACGTCTTATATGCAAcgttcattaacatttttacttatataaatattaaccTTCATaccttgttttcttttaaccAATTTGAAACGCAATCCTTATGGAAGGCATGCTTGCATGGTAACATAGTTATCTTATCTCCCTTCTCATAGCCGACTGCACATAGGGAACACCTACAAGgatcacacaaacaaaataattaaaatcatagtCGTAACCGGATCTTACTTTTAGAATCACCACAGACTAACCATAAAATACCTAGATTAATCAAAGACTGACACAGACTAACCATAGTAAATACTGACGATATAGAACTAAAGTCACatttggtattaaaaaaaattgaaacaaacaaatatgaaatGATATGATCTTACTCGTTTGTATCGGGAACAAATGATCTCCTTCTCCACCAGGTTTTGCGACGGTACTTTTGAGTTGGTAATCCAGAGATAACATCTTCTATTTCATTTTCTGGATTGTTGTTCTCAGTAGTAGCAGTTTGATTAGGTAAACTACTTCCTCCACTAGTCTGAAATTTAATCAAACGCAATTGGTTTGTGACAATCTTTTACAAGAACAAGATTTGTAACAATTGTTAAAagatatgtaatatatataaaaaaggattTGGGATTACCGAAGGAACATCATGTTGAGAATTGTTCGGAGGATTTTCTAAGGattgaagaaaacagagaaaaaaacgtTAGCATTTATAATACAAAGTTTACTGCGAAGCCACAAGTAAATCTTCTGTATAACAAAATtcgatcatttttttttttaatcacgttattaatttaaataaagattaatCTGCCAAGAATTTGCATGAGACATACAAAATCACCTTCCATGGCATGCAAACTTTTTACAAATTCTTCATGTTCCTGTAATTGCAACATATTTGCATATTCTTCATCAGCTTGTATGGAAAGCGCTTctgtaaatatatttcaataCAATTAGTAgttataataaacaaagaaccgcacaatatgtaattataatataagaaatgaataatcatttaataacacataatttatataatgaaaattaaatcatgaaatcatttgcatatatatataatttatttaccTTCTCTTTGTTTAATTATCAACGCAATTTCATCAGGGTTGTATAAATCATCAAACTGCAAATCTATCCCTAATGCTATTGCTTCATCAATGGCTGCCTGACTTAGGGGTTGAGACATTGGTGTTTTGTTGAGCTTTGGAATGACATAAGATAGCCGAGAGATTGCCCCCAAATATAATTGAACTCTGATCTCTATGCTATTAACCAATATATATTACACGAACTAATTCACACCACAATATTTCTCAATTGTTCTAATAAATATACATAGATTTTTaggttgtttttttggtaaaagggtTTTAACTTCTTTTGACTATTCTATAAAGATGATCAaggttaataaataaaatgacaGATAGTGTATTTATTAGAATTAATTAGATTACAACacatgtaaaataatattaaataaaaattataaatatcaatagaaatacattatatatgcaagaaacaaaaaggtttaaaaataaatgatacgTAAATTTGAAAAGGGATCTACTATCTAAAGTTGATATAAATTAGATTGTGATATGTCTATATAATCCCATTACATTTTGGATGTCCAATTTTAGTTGAAACATTGTGTAACATTCTCAAACCAACTTATAGAATTTTGTTACTTGCTGGTTCGACCGGTTTGTTTTAAATCGTCGAATTGGAACTatttggtttaagaaaaaccCTTAAAACTGTGATATTTAAGTGGAAAGTCGATGTGAGGGTCCAGATTCCGCTTATTTGTCGTTTTGCAGAGAAATATAAGAGAGAAAGTTGTTCTTGTGAGTTTTTGGTGTTCTTTGTGCCTGTTTCTTAGGAGAACTCTCTTGTGGAGTGGGATCTGAGGCTAGGATCGTGCGAGAGGCTTGCTGGAGTGTTGGATTCATCATTGGTTGGTCAAATTTCTCATGttaaagaggtgagtgcatgaccatggtcTAAGCTTGAGAATTCTATGTTTTGAGTGTTCTTTGAGTTGTGTAATAGATTCCTTGCTTGCTTGTGGTTTTTTTGTGTTCCCAATGGTATTACATGGATTCTGGGTGAGCCTCAGCCACATTAGAGATGTTTGGAGTCGGAGATCTGCGTTAGAGATCGTAAGAGAACGATGCTCGACATCTGTGTCTATCGATACAAGGAGTGTGTCAGTCGACACAAGTGCGAGGACAGATCGAGGGCTCTAATGAGTATTGGACGACACCATGGGgatgatatgattctcccaaggaatcgGCACATTCGAGTTGGTAgatagagacaccttgattctaaagacgatgaagcctcaagaataaggattgTGGAacgaatggtcgcacaagagttgcagaaagactcttgatataccggtttgatatttcagcctcgcaccaaaaagatcggatctctcagcctcgcaccaaggagatcggggtttgactattggaatcacaccaagtagtcggttttgattgtcagaatcacaccaagcaatcagttttgttcacaaagaacagaagagaatcactctcaaagaaaagaaaaggttttataaaaaagttggatttattatttcattgctcttacatgagtttatataggataagaaaacttggtaacaaagccaaatattattcttgaaactaaaaacaataaagatagatagttgaatgaagattcaactcttgaagtttactttcccaaggtgtccttcccaaggttagttgaactccattttcatcattttctttgaccacaaaataaagtgattattttgggctttcttggacttcaATTAgcctcaaagtgggctggacttgatagacatcatccccaatagaattttccatgctctctttggccataagctcttgaattagcCCATTACGTGCATTCCTTAGCTTCTTAGCTCTTTTACTTCTTGATCCAatttgctgatttttaaaatgaataactctTTTATctgaactctgattggactgattccacctcgtgatatgctctagatgaggtaagaatgtatcccaaGTGGTTGTTTGGCTAGAGGAATTGATCTTCAATTTCTTTCGTGTTGAAcaagactcaagggtcgtcttggatgatctcatgatcatatcagtGGAGGTGTCAGTCAACACAGTTAGGGTTTTCAAGAAATATTGAacatgtgtcgatcgacacaaggagtGTTTTGGTTGAAACTGGGTCGCTTGCGTCGGTCGAGACCAACCTTGTCAGTGTTGATTGACACCaagagggtgtcggtcgacacttacTTTCAGCAGGCGGTTGATATTTGCTTTTTCTGGTTTGATTGTGTTACTTGTTGGTTGTTGAACATTGGATTTTCAATTGATTGTGTGTATatcctagtagatgggaggattgcctcactgagtgtttatgacaatgcTCGTGATCtaaattgttgtttgtggtgcaggtaaagtgATACAAGACTCGGTGGTAAGTCTTATACCGGGATAGAGATGATGGCTTCACAAgctggcggtcgcttctctcttgtgaaggaaAGGTGGTCGATGATGTAGATCTGACACgatggcggtcgcttctctcgtgTGGGATCGGTAAAGGGGGAAGTGCTGGCGGATTGAAGTACACCACAGAGATGTGATTGGTCTCTGATACAGTACACGAACTTAGCCTTGTGGAAtctcacacacaagacaaagaacaagcttattctcttaagaacacttaaagagaagaagaagaaaattcagAGTTTTNATGATACAAGACTCGGTGGTGAGTCTTATACCGGGATAGAGATGATGGCTTCACAAgctggcggtcgcttctctcttgtgaaggaaAGATGGTCGATGATGTAGATCTGACACgatggcggtcgcttctctcgtgTGGGATCGGTAAAGGGGGAAGTGCTGGCGGATTGAAGTACACCACAGAGATGTGATTGGTCTCTGATACAGTACACGAACTTAGCCTTGTGGAAtctcacacacaagacaaagaacaagcttattctcttaagaacacttaaagagaagaagaagaaaattcagagttttattaatatcaaagGTGAAAAATCGTACAACTGCTGCATGGGGACTTTATAAGAGTCCTTCAGCTAGCCCTAAGGCCgaaaaataaatgcaaaataatgcAACAAATGAAAGcatataaaatcaaacacaaaccattgtttttggaaagtaaataaactaattaaagaaaatactaagcaaacttgatctctcttgatgagcaCGCCTTCTAGCCGTTGTTGGGGTTGGTGTAACCTGCAATGATCGAAAATATTGAATAGGACTTACCTGGATGCGATCGAGGCCCAATAGATGTTCTCTGAACCACTTCTTGTACTAGTCGATGAACTACATCAAGGTTCTTGTCTTGTACTGGCTTGTTGGCTTGTTTACTGAAGTAGGGGTCTTCCTAGAGTATCTTGATCAGCCTCTTGATGCTCGTTCATGTCCTTTATATCTTGATCTGGATCTTCACTATCTTGATCGGAGGTGTAGCTTTTATCACACGTCTCATGCAGATCCAATGTCTTCTCGTGGATTCTTGAGNTTCTTGACTTGAAAAAGGAGGTTTCTTACCTGGGGAACTGGTTTGATCAAGGCTCATTTGGGTGAAGGCTTCAGCAAGCTCTTCCTCGGCAATGTGATCATATATGTTGTGGCGGCATGATGGTGGTACAGACCAGTTGACGTCCTTCAGCTCTAGGGAGCTTATGATGTCTTGAACGGCTAGGTTAAACCTCTTCCTTAGCTGTTTAGCCTTTGATCGTGTCACAGGGCCTTCTCGTACTTCTGGTACAGGATCTGGTTCAACGGTTTGGGCGATAGGGTTGATGTCtgcatcattccctccctcttcaGAAGGTTTTGTCCTCAAAACTGAATCTCCTGAATCATAAGCAGACAAGTCAGCTACATTAAAAGTGTGAGAAATTTTTACCTCATTTGGTAGCTCCAAACGGTAGGCATTGTCATTGATCTTCTCAAGAACTTTAAATGGACCGTCGCCTCTTGGTGATAACTTAGAAGGTCGTTGTGTTGGAAATCTCTCAGGCCTCATATGCAACCTAACCTAATCTCCCGGTTTGAACAACATCTCATTTCTTCCCCAATCAGCCTTGCGTTTGTTGCCGgcattcttcttttccaaatttgctTTGGCCTTGTCATGTAACTTCTTGATGATTTCTCCTCTTCTTAGCCCATCTTGGCAAACCTGTTCTATCTGAGGCAATGGTGCTAAATCTAATGGAGACAAAGGGTTGATTCCATAGACTATCTTGAAAGGAGATAGTTCTGTAGCCGAGTGGACAGCACGATTATAAGCAAACTCGATAAAAGGAATACAATCAACCCATGTTGCCATATTTTTACCAAGAGTGGCTCTAAGTAAAGTAGAGAGAGTTCGGTTTACCACTTCATTTTGCCCATCCGTTTGGGGATGACAAGTTGTAGAGAATAGAAGCTTGGTACCTAACTTTCTCCAAAGTGTCTTCCAAAAGTGACTCAAGAACTTGGTGTCACGATCAGAAACTATTGTCTTTGGGATTCCATGGAGACGCACCACTTCCTTGAAGAACAAATTTGCGGTTTTAGTCGCATAATTGGTCTTCTCATATGGGATGAAGTGTGCCATCTTGGAGAACCGgtccacaacaacaaagatttAATCATTGTGTTTAATCTTTGGCAATCCTAAGACAAAGTCCATAGAAATATCTATCCAAGGGGAGTTAGGAATAGGTAATGGTAAGTAAAGACCATGAGGATGTAACCTGGATTTTGCTTTGTGACAAACAATGCATCGAGCACAAAAtctctcaacgtctttcttcaaATGAGGCCAAAAGAAGTGTTCCATTACAACGGCCAAGGTCTTGTCGACACCAAAGTGACCCATCAAACCTCCACCATGTGCTTCAGTAAGTATCAAGTCTCACATGGAGCCTTGAGGAATACACAACCGCTTATCTCTAAATAGAAACCCATCTTGCAAGTAGAATGCTTGATATGCTCCTTTGCCATACTCCTTGTAGCACTCTCCTAATTCTGGATCATCTTTGTACAACTCTTTCATATGCTCAAAACCCATTAATTTAGCCTCCATAGTAGCTATAAGAGCATGCCTCCTTGACAAAGCATCAGCAACCACGTTCTCTTTGCCCTTCTTATACTTTATCACATATGGGAACgtctcaatgaactccaaccacTTCGCATGTCTCCTCTTAAGTGAAATCTGGCCCTTGAGATGCTTGAGGGTTTCATGATCGGTGTGAATGATGAATTCCTTGGATAACAAGTAATGTTGCCACGTTTCCAGTGCTCGAACTAAGGCATAAAGCTCCTTGTCGTAGGTCGGATAGTTCAACGTAGCTCCACTCAACTTCTCACTGAAGAAAGCCACGGGTCTTTTCCTCTGATGTAGTACAGCTCCAATTCCCAAACCTGATGCATCACACTCTACTTCAAACATAACTTCAAAATCTGGGAGGGCTAAGACTGGTGCTTGTGTGAGC harbors:
- the LOC104761221 gene encoding E3 ubiquitin ligase BIG BROTHER-related-like, which encodes MSQPLSQAAIDEAIALGIDLQFDDLYNPDEIALIIKQREEALSIQADEEYANMLQLQEHEEFVKSLHAMEENPPNNSQHDVPSTSGGSSLPNQTATTENNNPENEIEDVISGLPTQKYRRKTWWRRRSFVPDTNECSLCAVGYEKGDKITMLPCKHAFHKDCVSNWLKENKVCCECQAEVNP